aaattaaagtgaaatgttGAGAACAATCCTGTTGTGAATTGTAACtatttaaattaagttaaattgATTTCAAAAACATAATTGTGAAAATTAACAAGACACCTAAACAAGGTTCTACTTTTGTAATTTCTTAATCTACTGCTTGTCATTTCACCCACAGGTCTCTTTAAAAAGCTCTGTGTATGCCTGGTCTGTAATGTGATTCGCCCGCAcgttctgtgtttttattaactgatttatgtgtgttataTATTGTTGGAATATTTTTGTTCATAATAGAAAGGATTTCACGTCTATAATCTTTACCGGATACATATTTTAAGGCTTTAAAACCTAGACAACAAATTTTCCTGTAATTTGGCGAACACAATTCACAAACTCCAGATCCCACTAAGAGGtaaatctttataaaaaaataacttgtcAATGAGTTCGTCAGTTTACTTAAATTTCAGTGTCTTACATATACAGTGTTAATCTTTTTCCATTCTTTAGTTTAAGTAAGTAATTTTAAGTGGCAATGAAAAGGATACTGCCAGCTGCTGCAatgtttttgaagaaaatgGCATCCGCACACTATCTCAAACACTGGATTTGAGACTCAAAAAGCTACTGACCATTATTGCCTTGCTTACAGCTTGCAACCCTAAATGCAAATCAGATTAACTTATTTTACATAGTATTCAGcatcaataaatgaaaacagaaaaacttaaACTTCACAGTGAATAGATAGCATTTGTCGAAGGGGGGGAATTGGGAAAGAGGATAattcaataaactgataaaccaGTAAAGTTGTGCAGTTGAATATCTCAAAAGACATTCAAAATTTGTCATCTGTTGGGTAAACATTCttacaaatatgaaaattaCAAGCCAGAGAGCATGTCATCCCTAAAATGGGCATGTGAAATTTTAGCcatttttttacaatgtaaaactgcaaaaacaaaacaaaccaaacaaactaGGATCTTCGTAGTTCATTATAATATTTTGGTGCCCATAGTAGCCGGCTGACTTGTATGTCTTTCCTGTAGCTGATGCTGTTGTCCCAGCAGTACTCTGGGGACAGCACCCTGCTTGGTTTATGAAGCCACAGATACTTGTTTAGATGACTCTCATCATGCCACAGAGCCTCCACATTATTTTGCTTATCCTCCATGATGCCTTGGTAGCAGGCTTCAGTCAGAGCTTTTACTCTTTCACATGAGCCTCCAAAGACAGCAGCATGGTAGTAGAAATCCCCATTCCCAGGTTCCATGTACGCTTTGGACTTTGGGTTTTGGTCATAGGTGAAAAGTATCTTTGGAAAGTGGTAGTAGTAGGCATGGAGCAGCGCCACCAAATTCCCCAGAGCCTCTGGGCCAAATCTCCCAGTAAACACTTGATCCACATCAAAGCAGAATACATGCGTGCAGCGGTGACGAATTTCTGTCTCTATGACATCTGATAACGTCTTCATTCGCATCATGGAGATGTCCTGCCACCTGGAGTGTCTTTCCACTTTGATCACCTTTAGGCTTCGATCAGGACCCAGCTTGATCTTTGGCACCTTATCAGGCAAGTCCGTGAACACGTAATATGTCACGGGCAAACCCAACATGAAGTGATGCTCTGATGAGTTCAGAAAGGTCTTAAGGTAAGCATCCATGTATCTACGATTTACATGGAGACAAGTTTTAGTCTTTACGGTTATATTCTTATAGTTGCCCTGAATACAGGGACTAGTTACTTCATTAgctacacctgtacaatttaatgaaGCTCTGCCGTAGATTCTACTCTTACAAGCTTAAAATTTGAAGTGAATACTGGCAGAAAGGTTATCGTTTTACATACATGTGttcattattgaggtcatagtgagtGGTAGAGTAGTACTGtggtgcattatattaagaggtggttatGCTGTTTTGGCCATTCTGTTCAAAAaggaatgaagaaaataaatgtatgtatgacCTGGTGTATccaatgaagtggccagtgagtgtacataCAATAAATGCATTCAATCAAATCATCTTTGGCAGACCAGAATTTAACATGTCAGGAATGACAGCACCTTATCTGTCATGTTATGAAACTGTCATGTTACTGATGAAAACAAACCTGCCCACAGCAAACACAGTTAGAGCAACAGAAGATCCTTTCTGCTTGTGTGTCCGGTCGTACAAGTCCTTGTCAAACATCCCTTCCCAGATTATTGGAGCATTCCAAGTTGTGCAAGTTTGCACATCATGTCTGGACCTGTAACCgataacatttgaaaaaattCATATCAgtcatgctgtttttttaatattacattaaagAGATCCCGGTTACTTCTTAATTGgcactgtttttatgttgttttaaaaagttgttttgtggGACTGCCATTTTTGTAATTAggcacatttatttgtttgcgCTTCACTAACACGTCTGAGCATAACAGTTCACACCCTGAATGCaccaataaaaccaaaacactagTTAAACGTCGCTGCATCAACTTATTTCCCCATCAAGAGTTTGTCTCCCCctctttaaaataaagagaTACACTCTTTTTGAGTCACTGTGGTCAAGTAACAATAAACCAGAAACAAAGCCctacaacacatacacacgaaTTAAAGTTTTCAAGTAGATGTAGCAAATTTCAATCACTATGCTCTGTGGTTTAATGTAAATTTagaaattttgaaaacaaagcCGTAAAACAGGCTGGATTTTGTCGAATTTGGTTTGTgttcattaaatacattttgtgtcaaCATCTTTAAGACGTCTAAAAGGTTCTGAAACTGAGCTTGTTTTTCATACCTCATAATTcaaccttaaaaacaaaaacagatactAAGAGTATGTAATGAGAACAACTTATGGAGATGGAGGATTcatttttgaattatttgtttattactttGCACAGTAAAAGAGCCCTTTAGTACAAATTAATAAGCTAAAGTAGTTTttggatctctctctctctctctctctctctctctctctctctctctctctctctcccctcccccccATTGGTTGACAATAAGAATATACAGAATCATCAGCCtcatttttaaa
This genomic interval from Channa argus isolate prfri chromosome 5, Channa argus male v1.0, whole genome shotgun sequence contains the following:
- the LOC137127611 gene encoding alpha-1,3-galactosyltransferase 2-like isoform X2, producing the protein MGFQQRTKNIFRCVLFFPIALCAIYFASPSLRLFIGLIPMDKCHLESGEMLALDDFVDASLDLLSRHDVQTCTTWNAPIIWEGMFDKDLYDRTHKQKGSSVALTVFAVGRYMDAYLKTFLNSSEHHFMLGLPVTYYVFTDLPDKVPKIKLGPDRSLKVIKVERHSRWQDISMMRMKTLSDVIETEIRHRCTHVFCFDVDQVFTGRFGPEALGNLVALLHAYYYHFPKILFTYDQNPKSKAYMEPGNGDFYYHAAVFGGSCERVKALTEACYQGIMEDKQNNVEALWHDESHLNKYLWLHKPSRVLSPEYCWDNSISYRKDIQVSRLLWAPKYYNELRRS
- the LOC137127611 gene encoding alpha-1,3-galactosyltransferase 2-like isoform X1 — encoded protein: MPALFSNGVPTKDKKYFQMCPFFPYCTVCHLLRISLPKHVFVIRLFIGLIPMDKCHLESGEMLALDDFVDASLDLLSRHDVQTCTTWNAPIIWEGMFDKDLYDRTHKQKGSSVALTVFAVGRYMDAYLKTFLNSSEHHFMLGLPVTYYVFTDLPDKVPKIKLGPDRSLKVIKVERHSRWQDISMMRMKTLSDVIETEIRHRCTHVFCFDVDQVFTGRFGPEALGNLVALLHAYYYHFPKILFTYDQNPKSKAYMEPGNGDFYYHAAVFGGSCERVKALTEACYQGIMEDKQNNVEALWHDESHLNKYLWLHKPSRVLSPEYCWDNSISYRKDIQVSRLLWAPKYYNELRRS